The genomic segment gtatgtatgtgtgtgtgtgtgtgtatgtgtgtgtgtgtgtgtgtgtgtgtgtgtgtatgcacacacacacacacacacacacacacacacacacacacacacacacacacacacacacacacacacacacatatatatatatataaatatatatatataaatatatatatatacatatatatatatatatatacatatatatatatatattgatagatagatagatagatggatagatacatgcatgcatacacacacacacacacacacacacacacacacacacacacacacacacacatatatatatatatatatatatatgtatatatatatatatatgtaaaacatacacatgtatacatatgcatatatatatttatgtatatgtattacatatatatatatatgtatgtatatatatatacaaatatatatatctatatatatgtatatatatatatatatatatatatatatatatatatatatatatgtgtgtgtgtgtgtgtgtgtgtgtgtgtgtgtgtgtgtgtgtgtgtgtgtgtgtgtgtgtatgtatatatatatgtatatatatgtatatatatgtatatatatatatacacacatatatacacatatttagacatacatatatatatatatatatatatatatatatttgtatatatatatgtatacacacacacacacacacacacacacacacacacacacacacacacacacacacacacacacacacacacacacacacatatatatatatatatatatatatatatacacacacaaacacacacacacacacacacacacacacacacacacacacacacacacacacgcatatatatatatatataaacatatatgtatatatatgtatatatatatatatacatacatatattcgtacatatacacaatatatatatgtatatatatacatacatatatacatatatatatatacatatatatatatatatatatatatatatatatatatatatatatatatatatacatatatatatacatatatatatatacatatatacatatatatatacatatatacatacatatatatatatatatatatatatatatatatatatatacatatatagtgtcatgtaattatgtaaaatgaaaaggaaattcatAAGAATGTGATATAGTTAAGTCTAAGGTGAattaaccgttttctttggtcacgttgaatacgttttcattcttttgcattcgtaaatgcttatatagtctattgggacttatttgtgtaaatgtgaatgatttcattattatatggGGTAAAGTAAAATTACTTAACTTGAAAGGCATTAGTAATTGCCACATTGGCGTAAACAAAGTCTAGTTCGTTTTGATTTGAATATTTGCAGGTTGTCAGTGGATCATGGCGGCCTGGGTTTGACTTAAGAtttgtatcttattttatatTGCGTGAATTTAATCTAGTTCCACTTGTCGTGCATAACCAGTGCTCCAGCAGAATAGTTGAAATTCTCAGTGATATTTTCATACTACATGTGTGGATattgttttgacatttattcAATGAAATGTGATTTAAACATGATCACGTGTTCTGGCAAAGACTAACAACATTGTCGTGATATTCATTATTGTCGTGATATTCATTACTGCTTTAgtaattttatttatacttttgtttcatattattATAAGCAGGATTTATAAGGAGTTCTCTGTTATATTTAATGGTATGACATTAAATctataattgttaacatttttctagtgtttaattatctttgctgaaataagtcatttcttaaaaaaaaatgtaagataaaTTAATTAACCATGGAAATACCAGTGGTGCTTTAATTCATACTCCTCTGGATATCCCTAGACTAAGTAAAACCAGAGGAAAGttgtatgacaatatatatatatatatatatatatatatatatatatatatatatatatatatatatatatatatacacacatttacacacactcacacacacacacacgcacactaatatatatatatatatatatatatatatatatatatatatatacatatatgtattatatatatatatgtatatatatatttatttatttacacacactcacatatacatacatatatatatatatatatatgtatatatatacatatatgtatatatatatgtatatatatgcaagtatacacatacacaaacacacacacacatttatacatatatgtatatatatgtatatatatacatatatatatatatatatatatatatatatatatgtacacacatttatatacacacatattgagaCGCACATACGTATTTTCCTCCTATAAttctttcatatatttgtatatgtataaatctaattctatattcatatgtatctagctagctatcaatttatttagtttattaaaATATGTAGATACCCTACAGTGGAAAAGTGCCTCGAACTCTACGGATAGTTTCGCAACATTTCACTGACTTCCTAACATTCAATGTTTACACTCAAAGCTTTGAAAATACAGAAGTGCCATTGAGCTCATCTACGGATAAATATCAGCAATGGTTAGTGCATGAATATTTCAATAATCTACGCAAAAGTGCAAGCTACCATCGTTCTTTCTAACTGACACAACAGGCGAAGAGCCATAGAGATGCTGAGGGTTCAATAATACCAGTTGTTACCATGTCACCAAATGCCTTACAGATCTGTTCGGCTAACTCATACAAAAGACACTGCCTTGCGCATGTTGGCTTTGTATCCACTGTCGTAATCTTATAGGTTACACCAGGAACTAAGCCtacgtgtgctttgtgtgtgtgtgtgtgtgtgtgtatgcatacctcGTACCCGCTCCAAGGCGGGTTTTCACAACATGAGATTACTGGCCAATCTTCAACTAGTCTACCTGGAAAAGAAGTCGATCCCAAAGTTCTCTAAAGACACTCCAGCATCACTACTACTACATAACTTGGAAATAGAGAGGTGGATTCGCCAAACGAGAACCTTTCCAATCCTCCTACTAATGTCAAATTTTGTCGAAGACCTGTAGACTGATAAACTACGGTAGAAGTTTAGGGAAACATGATATGCAAGGGATTAGGACGTAGGAGCAACTATCACTATAAATCAGTGAAACCACGAGAAAGTTGAGTTAaaacatcataaaaataaaaatatattatattatattatttacatacatgtacataaatagatattcatacatatatatacatacatacatacatacatatatatatatatatatatatatatatatatatatgtgtgtgtgtgtgtgtgtgtgtgtgtgtgtgtgtgtgtgtgtgtgtgtgtgtgtgtgtgtgtgtatacatatatatatatacatatacatatatatatatatatatatatatatatatatatacacacacacacacttatatatatatatatatatgtatatatatatatgtatagatatatatatatatatgtatatatatatataaatatgtgtgtgtgtgtgtgtatgtgtgtgtgtggtgtgtgtgtgtgtgtgtgtgtgtgtgtgtgtgtgtgtgtgtgtgtgtgtgtgtgtgtgtgtgtgtgtgtgtgtgtgtgtgtgtatacatacatacatatatatatataataatatatagtttGATTCTCGTCAGTGTAGACTATGATAATATTATACAGTAAGACGTGCACGCTATTTGtctatgattttattattgatcTTTTTTGTACGCGTAGAAATAAATATTTGTTTCGGATAAAGAAGTATAGAAATATTTCTATTTTGCTTAGCATTCTTTCTCACCAAAGCTAAAAATATAAGGAGACCCTTAAGCGATCTATGTCTAACTACGTTCCTGTGCAAGTGtatccatgtgtttgtgtgcgtatgcatatatatatatatgtatacgcatgtatatttgtatgtgtgtctatgtatgtgtatgtgtgtgttcatatgtgtgactgtgtatgtgtatactttacACATGAATACCACTTTCTAAGGACTTTGTTTACACTACGatgtttttttcataaaaaaactaCCAGAATGTCTTAAAATATGCAACAACATTGAATTCCAGTGTTAGAGTCGCTCATAAAAAATGTTGCAACAAGTCTTTTAAACAAATTCCAAAAAAAGACACTTTCCAATGTATCCGCAATGTACACTGCCAGTATGCATTCGTCCAATCTCGAAAATACACAATTTTTCCATGAACTAACTGCATATGTGATGAATAATTAATATTGATTCGAATATAACACCTGAGCTACGTTTCCAAGAGAGTCACTTGCACCTGGAAGCTATCATGGTGAGCCTCAGCCTCCGCGAATCTCTGCTCAACCCAAGGACTCTTCGGGAACTCCTCTCCAGTCCTCGAACATTCAAGTAAGTTCCGATAAGGTCGAGTCATGGGCAGCTTTTCCCATTGTCCTCGGCTTTCTTAGTGAGTTCAAACTCGTCTTCTGTACTAGTTAGGGCTCTGGGTGAATCACATCAGACCTTTCCTCTATAAAATACCGTTTCAggattaaagaatatatatatatatatatatatatatatatatatatatatatatatatatatatatatacaattatatacgcATGATACTGAAATTCTCTGTAACTTCCCCACACTTTACTGATCTAATACGATGTATCGTTGGCAACTTAAACATCCAACTTAAAGCTTATCATCTAAGACTTTCCATTTTGGGATCTTCGGCAAAATCTTGTTCAGGAAAAACGATTAAcgttcacatcattattatttcgatcTTCATTCACTCATTATGCCTGTAATTTACTCATACTTTCCCTATATACCAGGGAGAGTGCCAGTCAGTCCACATGTATTGCCTGTATCCGTGCTCCGATTCTCATCTCCTTGCACATGACCTGATGGCCACATCCCGCAGATTCCCCGACGACGTCCATCTCAGAGTCGGCGGAGAGAACGCTGCGTACGCGAGTGTGGTGAAAGACCCTTCCGCCAAGACTGGCCTGGCTCTCGGCGGCCCCCTCAGCCACATCATTGAGGTTCTGGCTCAGACCATGAATTTCTCGTGAGTTTTTGCGTTTccattttatatcttttttataaggTAGTTGTTTGATGCTATTTGATTCCATGCTCGTATTAACCATATtgatttgttcttttgtttgctttcttaGTTTATTAAataccatgataatgatggtgttacgAAATGTACACTTTACCCAGGTACAGCGTGCTGCAGTCGCCCGACCGCAGCTTCGGGGCCAAGCTCCCCAATGGGTCGTGGACGGGGCTGATGGggctggtggagagagaggtgacTTCCTGAAGACGCTTCTGTCTGTGAAAAATAATGTGCCTCTAGTTATTGATCTTGATTGTGCACTtccatatttataatattaagtATTAGACAAGATGCATTTATGATAATATGCTTTATCaaaaaagtagacagacagatatatatatatatatatatatatatatatatagatatagatatagatatatagatatatagatatacaaatatatatatagatatacaaatataaatatatatatatacatatatatacatagatatacatatatatacatatatatatatatatatatatgtatatatatatgtatatacatatgtatatatatgtatatacatatgtatatatatgtatatatatatatatatatatatatatatatatatacacataagcatgtgtatatatatacatacatacatatgatatatatattatatatatatatatatatatatatatatatatatatatatatatatatatatatatatattgtatacacacacacacacacacacacacacacacacacacacacatatatatatatatatatatatatatatatatatatatacatacatacatacatacatacatacatacatacatacatacatacatacatacacacacacacacacacacacacacacacacacacacacacacacacacacacacacacacacacacacacacacacacacacacacacacacacacacacacatacacacacactcatatatatatatatatatatatatatatatatatatatatatatatatatatgtatatatatatgtatatgtatatatatatatatatatattacatatatacatacataaaaacatacacacacacacacacacacatacacacacacacacacacacacacacagacacgcacatacatacacacacgcacacacacacacacacacacacacacacacatatatatatatgtatatatatacatatatatatatatatatatatatatatatatatatatatatatatatatatatatgtgtgtactgtgtatatatacttatgtcatAGAGTGACACAAATGAAATGTTTCGAAAGTCTTGGAAAAGCTTTAACTCGCAACATGTTTCGAGACCATTAATGGAAAGAAGCCTGTCATGTGTTTTGATTTTCTGTACATTAGGAAGTGGACATCGGTCTCGGACCTCTCGTGCTATCCGAGAGCAGAGCAGAAGCCGTTGACTTCGTCGAGAGGGTAACCAACCTGCAGCTGAGGGTATTGGCCGGGAAGAGAAATCCGGAACTCAATCCGTGGGGCTTCTTGCACCCCCTTGGCCCTCTGGTGTGGCTGGGACTGGTGGCGGCGATGGTGTGCGTGTCGGCGGCGTCCCTGGCGGTGGGCGAACGCAGTCGGAGGTTCAGCCAAAGATGGTACAAGAGAGCCTTTGAGCTGTTTCATGCGCATCTAGGCATTCTCCTTCGCCAAGGTGAAAAGTACATTTTCACagagaaaatattttaaaaacaaCATTGTAAATGATATGAATTCAGTTACCATATTAAGCAGATTTATATTAACAGACCTGGACATGCATATTTCAGACTTACCAAACTGGTTTTCACGTGGACGTGAGATGATGGTAGTCGGCAGCTGGATGCTGGTTGCCATGGTTGTGACGATGGGATATTCTAGCACTCTGGTGTCCCTTCTGGCTGCCAGAAATATCCCTCAACCCATAAACTCTTTAAGGGATCTGGTAGATTCCGACAGTGTAGTTGTAATGAAACCAAAGACTGCTTTCACGGACTTTTTTGAAGTACGTCCCTTATGTACTTTCAATAAAATATGGAATATGTAAACCATATCGAGGTGTTAAGCTTAATCGCCATACAAGGTTACTTATGTTCCCACCTCTTCCTTATTCAAATATTTACCCCTTTTGTACCGTATCTTAGTAAAATTACATTAGGAATATAATCCCCCATTTCCAAATCCTATAATTACCACAGATAGTGCATCATTACCCCCTTTTTCAAAAAAGTGATCGGATAAGTTCGTATCCCACAGAACGCCCCAGGTGGAGTGTACAAGGAAGTAGGAGACCTGCGGCACGTGGGGCGGGTGGAATACGCCGTCCACCAAGAGCACTCCCGCATCCTCGACACGTTGGTGCGCGGGGGCATCCACACGTTCATTGAGGCGGATTACAACAGCTTCAAACTCATGGCTGACGATTTTAGGAGGAAGGGTATGTTGGGGAGGCAGGGACGTCGACgctgaggaaagggaaaagggtatgAAGGAGATACGTGGGTAAGGGATACTGGTCTGTCAACTCATCACTATTATCTCCATggaatgattatattgataatgatgataacgagataatgaggataactatATGCAAAAATTGTAATAGATATAATAAGgattatcaccattctttttattcttccatctcttattatcattgtcatattcattattgttgttcttgttatcatcaattACGATGCTGTTTTCACTTATTATTACTTATgacgttataattatcatcaatatcaatattattattattattattatcatatttttgttatttatgttttatgatacaactaattattattattgttatgataataataataatgattataataatgattattattatta from the Penaeus vannamei isolate JL-2024 chromosome 1, ASM4276789v1, whole genome shotgun sequence genome contains:
- the LOC113828466 gene encoding probable glutamate receptor, whose translation is MVSLSLRESLLNPRTLRELLSSPRTFKFPDDVHLRVGGENAAYASVVKDPSAKTGLALGGPLSHIIEVLAQTMNFSYSVLQSPDRSFGAKLPNGSWTGLMGLVEREEVDIGLGPLVLSESRAEAVDFVERVTNLQLRVLAGKRNPELNPWGFLHPLGPLVWLGLVAAMVCVSAASLAVGERSRRFSQRWYKRAFELFHAHLGILLRQDLPNWFSRGREMMVVGSWMLVAMVVTMGYSSTLVSLLAARNIPQPINSLRDLVDSDSVVVMKPKTAFTDFFENAPGGVYKEVGDLRHVGRVEYAVHQEHSRILDTLVRGGIHTFIEADYNSFKLMADDFRRKGRCDFYQSRDTFLASPMSLVVPRGSPLLAAINHRIRALHAAGLVNYWMEKAIADIRFCLNAPSTITVMEPLSLRVCWGMFTVWAGGLVMSFCVFVLEIAGAKISSSRHA